The Oncorhynchus nerka isolate Pitt River linkage group LG12, Oner_Uvic_2.0, whole genome shotgun sequence genome contains the following window.
TAATTTAAATTTGTAAAATAAAGAAAtatgaaatgtcacatttacataagaattcagatcctttactcagcactttgttgaagtacctttggcagcgattacaatcctagagtcttcttgggtatgaagctacaagcttggcacacctgtattttggggagtttctccatttcttctctgcagatcctctcaaactctgtctggttggatggggagcgtcgctgcacagccattttcaggtctctccagagatgtttgatcaggttcaagtcggggctctggctggtccactcaaggacattcagagacttgtcccgaagccacccctGTCTtgtctggctgtgtgcttagagtctttatccttttggaaggtgaaacttcgccccactgtgaggtcctgagcgctctggagcaggttttcatcaaggatctctcggtactttgctccgttcatctttgcctcgatcctgactagtctcacagtccctgccacttaaaaacatccccacagcatgatgctgccaccaccatgtttcactgtagggatggtgccaggtttcctccagacgttacTCTTGGCATTAAGGACAAAGAGTtgaatattggtttcatcagaccagagaatcttgtttctcatggtctgagagtttttaggtgccttttggcaatctccaagcaggctgccatgtgcctttcatcgagtggattccgtctggccactctaccataaaggcctgattggtggagtggggcagagatggttgtccttctggaaggttctcccatctccacagaggaactctagagctctgtcagagtgaccatcaggttcttggtcacctcccgattgctcagtttgaccgggcgaccagctcaaggaagagtcttggtggttccaaccttccatttaagaattttgtggaccttcaatgctgcagaaatgtttttgcttggtttttgctctgacatgcactgtcaactgtgggaccttatatagactggtgtgtgcctgtccaaatcatgtccaatcaatttaccacaggtggactataatggggcggcagggtagcctagtggttagaactttgggctagtaaccaaaaggttgcaagttcgaatccctgagctgacaaggtacaaatctgtcgttctgtccctgaacaagctTTCTAATTCTTCTACGTGTCTTTGTGCAATAAAGCTGTTTAGCGCATATTCCAATCCAGCGTTTAACTGGCGTCCGGGCCGATGGCCGACCACGGTCTGGAATCCACTTGGACTGTAGATTGCATCCTGATGCGCTGACCACGGTCTGGAATCCACTTGGACTGTAGATTGCATCCTGATGCGCTGACCACGGTCTGGAATCCACTTGGACTGCAGATTGCATCCCGATGCGCTGACCACGGTCTGGAATCCACTTGGACTGTAGATTGCATCCCGATGCGCTGACCACGGTCTGGAATCCACTTGGACTGTAGATGGTGTCCCAATGCGCTGACCACGGTCTGGAATCCACTTGGACTGTAGATGGTGTCCCAATGCGCTGACCACGGTCTGGAATCCACTTGGACTGTAGATTGCATCCCGATGCGCTGACCACGGTCTGGAATCCACTTGGACTGTAGATTGTATCCCGATGCGCTGACCACAGTCTGGAATCCACTTGGACTGTAGATTGCATCCCGATCCGCTGACCACGGTCTGGAATCCACTTGGGACTGCAGATTGCATCCCGATGCGCTGACCACGGTCTGGAATCCACTTGGACTGCAGATTGCATCCCGATGCGCTGACCACGGTCTGGAATCCACTTGGACTGTAGATTGCATCCCGATGCGCTGACCACGGTCTGGAATCCACTTGGACTGTAGACTGCATCCTGATGCGCTGACCACGGTCTGGAATCCACTTGGACTGTAGATTGCATCCCGATGCGCTGACCACGGTCTGGAATCCACTTGGACTGCAGATTGCATCCCGATGCGCTGACCACGGTCTGGAATCCACTTGGACTGTAGATTGCATCCCGATGCGCTGACCACGGTCTGGAATCCACTTGGACTGTAGATGGTGTCCCAATGCGCTGACCACGGTCTGGAATCCACTTGGACTGTAGATGGTGTCCCAATGCGCTGACCACGGTCTGGAATCCACTTGGACTGTAGATTGCATCCCGATGCGCTGACCACGGTCTGGAATCCACTTGGACTGTAGATTGCATCCCGATGCGCTGACCACAGTCTGGAATCCACTTGGACTGTAGATTGCATCCCGATCCGCTGACCACGGTCTGGAATCCACTTGGGACTGCAGATTGCATCCCGATGCGCTGACCACGGTCTGGAATCCACTTGGACTGCAGATTGCATCCCGATGCGCTGACCACGGTCTGGAATCCACTTGGACTGTAGATTGCATCCCGATGCGCTGACCACGGTCTGGAATCCACTTGGACTGTAGACTGCATCCTGATGCGCTGACCACGGTCTGGAATCCACTTGGACTGCAGATTGCATCCTTTGGTGACTTTGATGAGTATCAAAGTAGGGCGATATGGCTTAACTATATCACGGtatagaaagaaagaaggaaggtATTTGACGTGTATCGTACCATCTACGGTTGACCccgtaaaacaacacattttcacTGCACCCATCAACGGCGTACGTGACAAAACGCTCGGTTCATTTTCCTATCTTCACCTCTGGAAGGTATTTGACGTGTATCGTACCATCTACTACATCTATCTGGATACCACCGTGGATGTATTCGGCTTTTGGGGCGTCGTTCCCAATTCCCTTTTATTGGAAGAATCCAGTCTACGAGTTATTTTACGAATCCAGTTTACGAATCCAGTTTACAAGTTATTTTACGAATCCAGTCTCTTTATGGTCTCGTCTCCTTCTGAGCTGTGTCCACTGTCCATCGTTTGTGGTACTACGTACAGCTAGCAGCCTTCTAGCCTTCTTCTGTTtgtgatagggggcagcattttcacttttggatgaatagcgtgcccagagtaaactgcctcctactctgtcccagatgcccagatgctaaaatatgcatattattattagtattggatagaaaacactctgaggtttctaaaaatatttgaatgatgtctgtgagtataacagaactcatatggcaggcgaaaacctgagaaaaatccaaccaggaagtgggacatctgaggtttgtagtttttcaaaagcttggcctactgaatacacattgagatatgttATGGAttaagttgcacttcctacggcttccactagatgtcaaccgtctttagaaaacGAAAGCTCATAAGACCTCTTTGAGTCaatggtctggcagagtgccccGGTCTCATGACgggcgctcccgacagagttacctctcattccagtgctttctgaagacaaaggaattctccggttggagcATTATTGATGTTTCATGTTAAAAACatactaaagattgattccataaatcgtttgacatgtttctaaaggactgtaacggaacttatcgagtttttgtctggacgaagcgcctcatgaagatggattactgggctgaacacgctaacaagtgGCTATTTTGACATACAACAAATCAGTAAtgtattgtcgaactgggattcctaggagtgccttctgatgaagatcatcaaatgtaagtgaatatttatggtgttatttctaactttgttgactccaaaatggcggatattcctctggctgttttgggttctgagcgccgttctcagattatgatttttccgtaaattaaaaaaaaagaaaatctgacacagcggttgcattaaggagaagtctatctttaactctgtgaataacacttgtaccttttatcaatgtttattataaaaaactactgcacgtaaggcgccaatgtaaactgagagtTTTGCATATAAAtgtgcacattatcgaacaaaacattcaTATATCGTGTAACATggtgtcctatgagtgtcatctgatgaagatcatcaaaggttagtgattcttttttgtctatatttctgcttttttgtgactcctatctttggctggaaaaatggctgtgtttttttgacttggcggtgatctaacgtaatcatatgttgtgctttagctgtaaagcatttttgaaatcggacacgatgggtcgATTAACAAGATGTGTATCTTTAATTTGGTGTTGGACTTGGCTGCAGGGGCACTATTGAGTAGCTGATGAAAGGTGCACGGAGTAAAGTAAAtggctcctcagtcccagttgctaatatatacatattaatattagtattggatagaaaacactctgaagtttctaaaactgtttgaatgatgtctgtgagtataatagaactcatatggcaggcaaaaacccgaGAAGGAAtcccaaacaggaagtgagaaatctgaggctgGTATATTTTCAAACCATTCCCTTTTGAAA
Protein-coding sequences here:
- the LOC135574243 gene encoding uncharacterized protein LOC135574243; translation: MQSAVQVDSRPWSAHQDAVYSPSGFQTVVSASGCNLQSKWIPDRGQRIGMQSAVQVDSRPWSAHRDAICSPKWIPDRGQRIGMQSTVQVDSRLWSAHRDAIYSPSGFQTVVSASGCNLQSKWIPDRGQRIGTPSTVQVDSRPWSAHWDTIYSPSGFQTVVSASGCNLQSKWIPDRGQRIGMQSAVQVDSRPWSAHRDAIYSPSGFQTVVSASGCSLQSKWIPDRGQRIGMQSTVQVDSRPWSAHRDAICSPSGFQTVVSASGCNLQSQVDSRPWSADRDAIYSPSGFQTVVSASGYNLQSKWIPDRGQRIGMQSTVQVDSRPWSAHWDTIYSPSGFQTVVSALGHHLQSKWIPDRGQRIGMQSTVQVDSRPWSAHRDAICSPSGFQTVVSASGCNLQSKWIPDRGQRIRMQSTVQVDSRPWSAIGPDAS